The sequence below is a genomic window from Zygosaccharomyces rouxii strain CBS732 chromosome D complete sequence.
AAACTCATATCCAATTCTGTGTAATGATTGGGgagcagatgaagaattagcATTGATTAAAGGAGGTCAGAGTTATGGTTTAGGTAATTGGCAAGATATTGCGGATAACATTGGTAGcagagaaaaagaagaagtagcGGATCATTATATGAAATATTATCTATGCAGCCCGTATTACCCAATACCTGATATTACAAAGGAGATAAGTGTACcacaagatgaatttttagagggtagaaagaaaagaattgaaagatttagaGAACGGACATTACAACCACCTGGTAAACCAGTAGCCTCGGTACCAAGTTGTCATGAAGTGCAAGGTTTTATGCCAGGGAGACTAGAATTTGAAGTTGAATTCGAAAATGAAGCCGAGGGTCCAGTTAAAGATATGGTTTTTGAGCCTGACGATCAAGCAttagaaattgaattaaaattgacGATTTTGGATATTTATAACTCGAGATTGACATCCAGAggtgaaaagaagagagttttatttgaaaacaaTTTAATGGATTATAGACGTGTACAAAGCATTGATAAAAAAAGGTCAAAAGATGCAAAGGAATTGTACAATAAAATAAAGGCATACGCGACGATCATGACATcacaagattttgaagaatttagtAAAGATATTTTAGAGGAATTACGTTGCAGATCCAGAATAGCACAACTACAAGATTGGAGAAGTAATGGATTAACTAGTATAGAAGCGGGAATGAAATATGAGCGTGATAAACAGTTGAGAATTGCCGCTCTGGAGCGGTTTGGTACTTCGAGTTACATGTCAGCTGGAgtaaataataatggaaGGTATAGAGCCTCGTCTGCACATAGAATGAGTGCAGATTATTCACAAAATTATAGTGAAGCTGCAGGGCGTAAAAAGAATATGACAATTAGTGATATTCAACATGGTTCCGATTTTAATCTGTTGTCACCAGGCGAACAACAGTTGTGCATACAGTTAAAAATGCTTCCCAAACCATATTTGgcaattaaagaattaatgTTTAGAGAACTTCTACGAGCTGGCGGTTACctgaaaaagaaaacttgTCGAGATTTACTAGATATCGAACCAGTAAAGGCAAATAAAATTTatgatttctttcaatctCAAAACTGGGTTTAAAACGAAAGAGTTGTATTATacaaatatatatattgaaattttaaagtttTTTCACGATTAATTGCAAAATCTTATATCTTGGATCGTTTTCAGGATCCATCTTTTCCAGATAAGAATCTCTGATAAATTCTGTGATTTGCGATTTCAATGTTTTTACTGCTTGAGGTCCTAATTTTGGTTTATAGGCAAAATATTTCTTAACAGCCAATTGTAATTGATCCACATCAAAGTTCTCCATTGACATGTATCTGACGTTCAGTGTCACATCGACGAAAACCACTTCCACGTATAGTTCAGGATGAGTGAGTTGTAAGTCATtatctttccaaatttgtAAGACGTGATTTATCAAATAATCTCTGTGCAGATCtaaaaattgatcaaacAATTGGATGTAttctttggaaatattAAAAAGATAGATCGTGGTCTCATTAGCAATATCTTTATCAAAAGCCGCAAAATCTGACGTTACCGCGCTGTATCCCATGTGTTTCTTTCTATAGTTATCACCCAATGATTTGAGAGCAATATCAAAGATTGTTAATGCAATATCACCACGCAATGCTGGATTTGTCTCTTCATTACCCAACATATTCATATCGGCTTCAGGCAATTGGTTTAAACTATCTTTCATGGAATCCCCAGTAGATGGTGCCTTTACACCAGACATAACATCGTCTTCATTTGACTCCTTTTGTTCCTTCGTCTGAGCCATATCCATGGCTTGTTCCCTTTCATTGATGAGTCCCATAACCTTTCTTCTATTGATCAATTTTGTTATAAAGTTTAATTCGAATTTAACATATTCATACCATAGTTTGGGTACATGAGAATTGAATCTCAATgcattttggaaaaccGTTCTAcagcttttgaaattggcatGCTTTTCGTATTCGTATTTCGCACAACTTATCCAAACTTCCACATTATTGGGGTGTAACTTGAGAAGCTGGTTGTAAACATTATGGATCTTTTTGTATGAAGTCTTGTTGCCCCTGTTTTTCATAAATCTTAGGTACATGGCCCAAAATTTTAAGTCTTGTGGGAATTTGTTACAACCACGTTGAAATATGAATTCGATTCTACGTTCGATGGACCAGTCTGAGATGCTATGGGATTTGGAACTTTGTAAAATTCTCCTGACTCTTTTTTGACGTAGTTTATCCACATTACTCTCATAATTAATATACTTCACATAATCCTTGATCGAAGAGCCCCTGGAATTCAGACAGTGTTCAAAATcggttcttttcttcataATCGATGAAACTTCACTCTTGGTAAACAGACCTTTCTCTACAAAATCATCCACCTCCGGGATACATTGTTCCAAATGGTAACGGGTCTTAGATGACATTTCCTCAAGCTGATTCCTTCAGTTCTTTTCTATTCTTCGgtgagatgagatgagatgagatgcgatgaagttgaaatttttcaacatcattGTCTACCCGAATCATTGAAAAGTAtgtgaaattttagaatATTGAGAACCCATAGAAAAGGTCGAAGCATATAGCGGTTTATTGATGTCTTTAAGGTCTCAGTTGTTCAAAGTATGTTAATCTGCAGTATCTATTTGCCCCCCTTTATTTGGATTCCTTACTAACGATCTTCTTAGTTTGCTGGTGTTCGTTGTAATTCAACGCTGCCCAATGCAGCAATTCCTCCCAAGTATACACTAGCCACAGTCAGGGCATTCCCATCCTTAGAGCCATTGACATTTACTCCAGTACCCACAAATGTGTTAGCAGCCCCATTGAGAAGAGATATATTATGGCGAGCCGTTGTATATGAAAACGATAATAAACGTGTAGGTTCTTCCAATCCTCCAGGTAGAAGTGATAATGGTTATTCAAGACGTAAACTCTTTCCACAAAAGGGTACTGGTAGAGCAAGAGCAGGTGATGCTAATTCACCAATAAGATCTACAGGTGGTAGAGCACTTCCAAGAAAAGCACCAAACGATTTCTCCACAGAATTACCTTCCAAACTTTATTCTGCAGCTTTTAGAAATGCATTGAGTTATCAGTACCAACAGGGAAAGCTATTTGTGATTGGTGGTCAAAATTTATTACAAGATACTAatgaattggatttgaacgaattggaaattctaCCAAGGGATCCTGAATCAAATGATGGTGATCTTAtcttcaagaaatttttaaaagagtACAACCtacaaaaaaagaaacttttATTCATCGTTAGTGAGCCAAGAGAAAGTCTTTTACAATATAcagaagaattcaaagaaaatgtgGATATTGTTCAGCAGGAATTCATTGATGTTAACGATATACTTAAGGCTCACAGAATTTTTATCGAACTGGAGGCATTGGAATACCTGGCGGTTACTCACACTTGAACGACAAAAATTCACTTCTTATATCTTCTCTGTATATAGTAGATTCATATTAAGATTTTAAGAACATCGAGACTTGTGACTGTTCTCAAACTCCATACACCCTGATTCTTTTGTACATCCTTACATTCtgtaattttgaaattctgaaattttgaaattttcttcacttcggaaaatgaaatgaaaaaaaaatagcGAGAACAAAGCGGAACAACAGGACGAGGCGAGCTGGGACGAAACGCGCTAGGCAGAGTCGTTTCTCTAGCTAGGCAGGGGTCTCCCTCTCGGTTAGGCGGGACTCACTGTCACCGCAGGCGGACTCTCTAGGCGGAATTCCATTGGTTCCTGGGCGGAAACACGTAACACTTCCCCACGCGACGCAGGACTCTGCGCGGACACACATCgtttcaacaatttcaccatcatcacctATCAAATATACCCATATTATTAGATAGGTGTATTAACGAGCTCTCCGGCAGCCATATCAACAAGAAACCCGTCAAAATGTCTCTAGTCATCCAAGAGCAAGGTTCTTTCCAACACATTCTGCGTTTGTTGAACACCAACGTTGACGGTAACATCAAGGTTGTCTACGCCTTGACTACCATCAAGGGTGTCGGTCGTCGTTACGCCAACTTGGTCTGCAAGAAGGCTGATGTTGACTTGAGTAAGAGAGCTGGTGAATTGACCCAAGAAGAacttgaaagaattgttcaaatcaTGCAAAACCCAACTCAATACAAGATCCCAACTTGGTTCTTGAGTCGTCAAAAGGATGTCAACGATGGTAAGGACCACCATATGTTGGCCAACGGTGTCGAATCCAAATTGAGAGACGACTTGgaaagattgaagaagatcagAGCTCACCGTGGTATCAGACACTTCTGGGGTTTGCGTGTTAGAGGTCAACACACCAAGACCACTGGTAGAAAGAGAGCTTAAAATTGACTTCCTGACGGTCTATTTGTACACGTATATATCGATTTTAATACTCTGAATCATAGATCAGAAAAGCATATGCCTAGTTTTTTATTGATTCAAATGCTAAACCTCATTGAAGGTGTTAAGTAATCGTGTCTCCAAGCTTTTAGATCATGTGTTTATAATGCGATGAGTGATAAAAATATACGTATACATATTTAAACTTATctatgtatatatatattaaACCGTATCAGATGAAGACATTTCATAATACAACTCCGAAAGGGATAACGGAAACATTAAATCAAAAGCGATTGTAAACTCCCCAATTTCTAATGGACCATGGTATTTGTGTTTAATTCCTTcaatagattttttttcgtaGGCGTTAGTTCCATCTTGACCATTGAAGCAGAGGAAGATACACCTGCAGATCTGCGTTTACATGGACTGCCAGCATTAGTACCATTTATTAGTTTGTTGACTCTGTTTTTTGGAGAAATTCTTAAAGGCGTTAGAACCTTTTTATCTGAAGTCAAATGGAAAGTAAGTGCTTGCCCACGTCTAATGTTCTTCTGTTGAGATAAACGagttggtgaaaaggtCTCTTGAGCAATTGATTTCTCTTTTTGTTGATTCTTTTGATCGTGATTCTGTTCAACCTTCAGTTCTTCTTGCTGTGGTTCTTGTTTTACAAGCACCTTCTGTTCTTGATTAGGCAGACGCAATAGTGGCGTCTTCGTTGCAGTCGATTGTGGGGTATTGATGCTTTTAGATGCAATTGGTGTCGATTCTGTGACGCTTACAGGAATATTCTCCTTAAAGGATTCTGACAGATCTGCCATGGAAGGTTCAGTGAATGAAGCCTCTGCGTTAGAATTAGTGAGCGACTTGGGTCTTGCTGGTGTAGAGGTAACATTATTGGAAGTAACGATTGGATCAGAAACAACGgtagaatttttagaaGCAGCCATTTTAGTTTTGTTGGCGGCGGCATTTTTCTGCTTTTTAATTGCCTGTCTTCTGTTTTGAAACCATATTTGGACTGCCTTTTCAGACATGTTACATCTTTCAGCTAATTCTTgccttttcttcttatccGGAGCTGAACAGAGTTCGAATTCCGCTTGTAAGATGTTTAATTCCTGAGTGGaagttcttcttctcttacGACGTGCTAAAGGAGCATTGTCGATCTTGGGTTCCTTTGTGGGGAAAGTCTCTTGTGAATGTGTAATAAAGGCAAACGCACGTTTTTTGTCATTTGCAGATGGCGTTATGATAGCTCTAGCAGCAGACAATGGTGTTAGCATATCCGCTCTTCTACTAGATTGACCAAGagccttcttcttcacgaCCGGCGTGGAGGGAGAACCGACATTCACTTGAGGTGGTTGTGCGTGGGAAACTTGTGAGGTTTCGGGCAAAGAGTGAGCTCTCACACGAGGGATAGCTTCATCAGCAGATTGGATTCCAATATTAACTGTTTGTCTTACCGCACTATCCACCGATCTTGGTCTGGAGATCCCGCCATTTAGTGGTGGTAATCTGATAGTACCGCGACTATCGCTACAAAATGACGTATTGATAGTTTCTAATAGTGGTGAACATGGTTCAGAATTAGGCTTTTCGCTGCAAAGGATAGCAGCTAACGATGGTAATAATGGCTTTTCGCTTGACATTTTTGAGAAGTCTTTTTTTAGTTTGAAGGAATCCGTCGTGATGGAAAAATCAATAAAGGAATGAATAGGAACAAATGAAGAAACGCCTATGAATTTAGGGTACCCCCTTATATTGCAGAAACGATCAGGTATCTCAAGAGGTTAATGGAACTGGAACAACCCTTCGGAGGTTGTAACGTCAGATCTTGATCTGAATGCTTTTATACTTGACAGATCGAAGTCCCAAAAATCACTAACGCTTAACAATCTCCTATCCTAATCGAGCATGCAAATTGCAATAGTCGCGTTTGATGGACCGTCGTGTGTTTATTTTGGTTTCAATTGTGTGAAGACTGATCCGCACCAATTATTCGTGTCGCTACCGAAAATAGAAGAATGGCCGTCCTCAAAAGGATACATGATTATGATGGCGTCGAgttttttttaaaaaaaaataaagcTTGATCTTTTCGCAGCTTCGAACAAAAAGGATCGACTGTTCGGGTATTATTAACTTAATCAAAGGACTCGAGCAACCACATCGGGTAAAGAAACAGTGCTCTAATAGTCTTCTTTGAGTAAACAATCTGGCTATAAACAATTCTAGGAAGCTTGTTGTCGAGAGTAACGTGTATGTGTCAGTATGCCCGTGCTACGCGCTTCTTCTGTCTCGTAGAGGAAAAATAAGCAAAAATGTCGGAGGTCTGACGAATGTAGAATGCTTAGATGTTTTGACTGAATCAGAGTAGGACTCCAAAAAGATTAATTTTCCCTGCGCATATGTGCATCATGAATCCCCTGGTTGATTCGCGTCGTCACATTTTTGCTCCTACGAGTAGTCAGTGACACGAGTAGTTCGTGAATACTTTGAGGAGAATTCACAGGACTCCTATACGTttatttcttgttttcCTTACGCCAAATAATGCCTCTCCAGAAATCGATGTTTTCTCTGTGTACGTGGCACGCACAGCGGAAAGAGATTCCGTTACACTTCTCCTTCTGATTACTGATTTTCCCGTTGTTTAATCTGGGAAAGCTCGCAAAATACTCATTGTAGAGAAGGTATACCATACAAGTTTACTTTATCCTCTAAAAGGCAAAATCAGGAAGGGACAACCGTTAAAGGGTATTTGGCTTTGTGGTAACGACAATGCCTTTTTGATCCTAGGCACACGCACTGGATCGATTAAATTTCAGCCCAATCGCTTGATAATATCACGTGCGTGGCGCAAGCCAGACCGACGTCGGCGGCTAAAATGTATCAATCTCCCTACTTGACAAATAGCTATCCTTTTTGCATGAGCGTTAAACAAAGAACTAACTTACGTAGGAAGAAGAGCTCCCgatctcttcttttcttctatcTTTCCAATGTTAAGATAGAACAAGATACAAAAGTAGTTCCCTCTGTAATAGCATGATATATATACTCCTGGTTCCCTCTTAGTGATACAccacaattttttcttttatgCTTTGTTTTGATCTTCCGTGAGACGTGATGTTATTGTTTAGCGATTTAGGTGCTTGAAGTAGTGATAATAGTGATATCAGTAACAGTAATAGAACCGATAAAGTATTAAAAGCCCCCCATTTGACACCTGAGTATTTTGTTTGATTGTTACTGTCGTAGGAAATGGTAAGCGACTAGGTCTGACGTATTCTAGATTCTCCTATTTGCAAACGCATGAAGGTCTAGAGTTAAACGTTGTACACCGTCAAAGAAGCATACACATGGGCGAGCTATGCAATCTACCCCCAATTGAATTGCCATTCTGATACTGATTCGATATTAGAATCACACCAGCCTATTCGATTGAGCACGTCACGTGACCGTGTCTCCTGGATAAATCATATCTACGATGCCTATGCATAGAACGAATAAGCTGGTCACCTTGAATGTATTCCTCGTACTTTGAGCGTTCTTGTTCGAACTCCGGTATGCCTTTTTGGAAGGATCTCACCATGTGACTTATGTGCCCTCTTCCCCTTAGACCTTTCGGGTTTCCGATGCCCTACAATTAAAACTTTCAGACATTCTACACAACGGTGGTCCCGAAAGACGAGTGTAGTCCTCTTTCTAAAGAGTGTCGGTGATTGCAAAGTGGTGGAAGCGTTTGGAGTGAATCTTTTAGGATCTTCTCAAAGGATTTTCACTTTTCAACCTTGCTCCAAAGAGGCCTTTAAACCCCATCATGTCGGTGAAGGGCGATGAGGTTACCGGTCCTACCGtttggaaaaatggtaGGTACAAGTACAAGATTTTGGTGGGTACTATAATGGGTATTCTCATTTTGCTAGTAAgctttttgaaattacaaGTGCCACCCACGCaagaattttccaaattggcACTTTCTCCTGAGGATAAGTTGGAATTAAAGAAGTTAGGTTTAACTCCTCGAGATCCCGTTGTTGTTCGTGATGCAGAGGGAAAGGAACGGAAATTGTATGGTAGATTCCT
It includes:
- the YML6 gene encoding mitochondrial 54S ribosomal protein uL4m (similar to uniprot|P51998 Saccharomyces cerevisiae YML025C YML6 Mitochondrial ribosomal protein of the large subunit), whose product is MSLRSQLFKFAGVRCNSTLPNAAIPPKYTLATVRAFPSLEPLTFTPVPTNVLAAPLRRDILWRAVVYENDNKRVGSSNPPGRSDNGYSRRKLFPQKGTGRARAGDANSPIRSTGGRALPRKAPNDFSTELPSKLYSAAFRNALSYQYQQGKLFVIGGQNLLQDTNELDLNELEILPRDPESNDGDLIFKKFLKEYNLQKKKLLFIVSEPRESLLQYTEEFKENVDIVQQEFIDVNDILKAHRIFIELEALEYLAVTHT
- the UTP6 gene encoding snoRNA-binding rRNA-processing protein UTP6 (highly similar to uniprot|Q02354 Saccharomyces cerevisiae YDR449C UTP6 Nucleolar protein component of the small subunit (SSU) processome containing the U3 snoRNA that is involved in processing of pre-18S rRNA), which encodes MSSKTRYHLEQCIPEVDDFVEKGLFTKSEVSSIMKKRTDFEHCLNSRGSSIKDYVKYINYESNVDKLRQKRVRRILQSSKSHSISDWSIERRIEFIFQRGCNKFPQDLKFWAMYLRFMKNRGNKTSYKKIHNVYNQLLKLHPNNVEVWISCAKYEYEKHANFKSCRTVFQNALRFNSHVPKLWYEYVKFELNFITKLINRRKVMGLINEREQAMDMAQTKEQKESNEDDVMSGVKAPSTGDSMKDSLNQLPEADMNMLGNEETNPALRGDIALTIFDIALKSLGDNYRKKHMGYSAVTSDFAAFDKDIANETTIYLFNISKEYIQLFDQFLDLHRDYLINHVLQIWKDNDLQLTHPELYVEVVFVDVTLNVRYMSMENFDVDQLQLAVKKYFAYKPKLGPQAVKTLKSQITEFIRDSYLEKMDPENDPRYKILQLIVKKL
- the RPS18A gene encoding 40S ribosomal protein uS13 (highly similar to uniprot|P35271 Saccharomyces cerevisiae YML026C RPS18B and highly similar to uniprot|P35271 Saccharomyces cerevisiae YDR450W RPS18A proteins component of the small (40S) ribosomal subunit), whose amino-acid sequence is MSLVIQEQGSFQHILRLLNTNVDGNIKVVYALTTIKGVGRRYANLVCKKADVDLSKRAGELTQEELERIVQIMQNPTQYKIPTWFLSRQKDVNDGKDHHMLANGVESKLRDDLERLKKIRAHRGIRHFWGLRVRGQHTKTTGRKRA
- the ADA2 gene encoding chromatin-binding transcription regulator ADA2 (highly similar to uniprot|Q02336 Saccharomyces cerevisiae YDR448W ADA2 Transcription coactivator component of the ADA and SAGA transcriptional adaptor/HAT (histone acetyltransferase) complexes) — encoded protein: MSNKFHCDVCSADCTDRVRISCAECPEYDLCVLCFSKGLYNGNHRPYHDYRIIETNSYPILCNDWGADEELALIKGGQSYGLGNWQDIADNIGSREKEEVADHYMKYYLCSPYYPIPDITKEISVPQDEFLEGRKKRIERFRERTLQPPGKPVASVPSCHEVQGFMPGRLEFEVEFENEAEGPVKDMVFEPDDQALEIELKLTILDIYNSRLTSRGEKKRVLFENNLMDYRRVQSIDKKRSKDAKELYNKIKAYATIMTSQDFEEFSKDILEELRCRSRIAQLQDWRSNGLTSIEAGMKYERDKQLRIAALERFGTSSYMSAGVNNNGRYRASSAHRMSADYSQNYSEAAGRKKNMTISDIQHGSDFNLLSPGEQQLCIQLKMLPKPYLAIKELMFRELLRAGGYLKKKTCRDLLDIEPVKANKIYDFFQSQNWV
- a CDS encoding uncharacterized protein (similar to uniprot|P34161 Saccharomyces cerevisiae YML027W YOX1 Homeodomain-containing transcriptional repressor binds to Mcm1p and to early cell cycle boxes (ECBs) in the promoters of cell cycle-regulated genes expressed in M/G1 phase expression is cell cycle-regulated potential Cdc28p substrate) → MSSEKPLLPSLAAILCSEKPNSEPCSPLLETINTSFCSDSRGTIRLPPLNGGISRPRSVDSAVRQTVNIGIQSADEAIPRVRAHSLPETSQVSHAQPPQVNVGSPSTPVVKKKALGQSSRRADMLTPLSAARAIITPSANDKKRAFAFITHSQETFPTKEPKIDNAPLARRKRRRTSTQELNILQAEFELCSAPDKKKRQELAERCNMSEKAVQIWFQNRRQAIKKQKNAAANKTKMAASKNSTVVSDPIVTSNNVTSTPARPKSLTNSNAEASFTEPSMADLSESFKENIPVSVTESTPIASKSINTPQSTATKTPLLRLPNQEQKVLVKQEPQQEELKVEQNHDQKNQQKEKSIAQETFSPTRLSQQKNIRRGQALTFHLTSDKKVLTPLRISPKNRVNKLINGTNAGSPCKRRSAGVSSSASMVKMELTPTKKNLLKELNTNTMVH